In Manis pentadactyla isolate mManPen7 chromosome 3, mManPen7.hap1, whole genome shotgun sequence, a single window of DNA contains:
- the TRMT10B gene encoding tRNA methyltransferase 10 homolog B isoform X2 has protein sequence MDWKLEGSAWKTESPELQEHEVILEDAGEDGISESFQLLQIDVECEHREEGETMPTGSAMWCSKNVQRKRRHWEKIVAAKKSKRKQEKERRKANRVENSGICPQHSKRFLRSLTRERLLEAKHSGPRLCIDLSMTHHMSKKELSRLAGQIRRLYGSNKKADRPFWICLTGFTADSPLYEECLRMNDGFSSYLLLKMLIQTKFTSLVDLWMKAFRRKILDCDLQKVTFQKAREHSLKTARLPIQEYMVRCQNGKNYHSEILAINQVFDILSTYFETQNWPEALKKGVSSRKGYVLQNSVK, from the exons ATGGACTGGAAATTGGAAGGGAGTGCTTGGAAAACAGAGTCCCCTGAGCTGCAGGAGCATGAAGTCATCCTAGAGGACGCAGGAGAAGATGGCATCTCTGAAAGCTTCCAGCTTCTACAGATTGATGTGGAATGCGAGCATCGGGAGGAGGGAGAGACCATGCCCACAGGCAGTGCAATGTGGTGCTCG AAAAATGTCCAAAGAAAACGGAGACACTGGGAAAAGATAGTGGcagcaaagaaaagcaaaagaaagcaagaaaaagaaagacgaaAAGCTAATCGTGTAGAAAATTCAG GCATCTGCCCCCAGCACAGCAAACGTTTTCTGAGATCCTTAACCAGGGAGAGACTTTTGGAAGCCAAACACTCAGGACCAAGACTTTGTATCGATCTGAGTATGACCCACCACATGTCTAAGAAG GAATTAAGTAGATTGGCTGGACAGATCCGGAGGTTGTATGGATCAAATAAAAAAGCTGACAGGCCATTTTGGATCTGCCTCACTGGATTCACAGCAGATAGCCCCCTGTATGAAGAGTGTTTGAGGATGAATGATGGATTTTCTAGTTACCTG CTCTTAAAGATGTTGATCCAAACAAAGTTTACATCCTTGGTGGACTTGTGGATGAAAGCATTCAGAAG aaaaatacttGACTGTGATTTACAGAAGGTGACATTTCAAAAAGCCCGAGAGCACTCTCTCAAGACAGCCCGCCTGCCAATCCAGGAATACATGGTCAGATGCCAGAATGGGAAAAACTATCACTCAGAGATACTGGCCATTAATCAAG TATTTGATATCCTGTCCACTTACTTTGAGACTCAAAACTGGCCTGAAGCACTGAAGAAAGGAGTTTCTTCCAGAAAAGGCTATGTTCTTCAGAACTCAGTGAAGTGA
- the TRMT10B gene encoding tRNA methyltransferase 10 homolog B isoform X1: MDWKLEGSAWKTESPELQEHEVILEDAGEDGISESFQLLQIDVECEHREEGETMPTGSAMWCSKNVQRKRRHWEKIVAAKKSKRKQEKERRKANRVENSGICPQHSKRFLRSLTRERLLEAKHSGPRLCIDLSMTHHMSKKELSRLAGQIRRLYGSNKKADRPFWICLTGFTADSPLYEECLRMNDGFSSYLLDITEEDCFSLFPLETLVYLTPDSEYALKDVDPNKVYILGGLVDESIQKKVTFQKAREHSLKTARLPIQEYMVRCQNGKNYHSEILAINQVFDILSTYFETQNWPEALKKGVSSRKGYVLQNSVK, encoded by the exons ATGGACTGGAAATTGGAAGGGAGTGCTTGGAAAACAGAGTCCCCTGAGCTGCAGGAGCATGAAGTCATCCTAGAGGACGCAGGAGAAGATGGCATCTCTGAAAGCTTCCAGCTTCTACAGATTGATGTGGAATGCGAGCATCGGGAGGAGGGAGAGACCATGCCCACAGGCAGTGCAATGTGGTGCTCG AAAAATGTCCAAAGAAAACGGAGACACTGGGAAAAGATAGTGGcagcaaagaaaagcaaaagaaagcaagaaaaagaaagacgaaAAGCTAATCGTGTAGAAAATTCAG GCATCTGCCCCCAGCACAGCAAACGTTTTCTGAGATCCTTAACCAGGGAGAGACTTTTGGAAGCCAAACACTCAGGACCAAGACTTTGTATCGATCTGAGTATGACCCACCACATGTCTAAGAAG GAATTAAGTAGATTGGCTGGACAGATCCGGAGGTTGTATGGATCAAATAAAAAAGCTGACAGGCCATTTTGGATCTGCCTCACTGGATTCACAGCAGATAGCCCCCTGTATGAAGAGTGTTTGAGGATGAATGATGGATTTTCTAGTTACCTG CTAGACATAACAGAAGAAGACTGCTTTAGTTTGTTTCCTCTGGAAACCCTTGTGTACCTGACTCCTGACTCCGAATATG CTCTTAAAGATGTTGATCCAAACAAAGTTTACATCCTTGGTGGACTTGTGGATGAAAGCATTCAGAAG AAGGTGACATTTCAAAAAGCCCGAGAGCACTCTCTCAAGACAGCCCGCCTGCCAATCCAGGAATACATGGTCAGATGCCAGAATGGGAAAAACTATCACTCAGAGATACTGGCCATTAATCAAG TATTTGATATCCTGTCCACTTACTTTGAGACTCAAAACTGGCCTGAAGCACTGAAGAAAGGAGTTTCTTCCAGAAAAGGCTATGTTCTTCAGAACTCAGTGAAGTGA
- the EXOSC3 gene encoding exosome complex component RRP40 — protein sequence MAKAGAAAAGGKARAARTVLDQVVLPGEELLLPEQEDAEGPGGAVERPLRLNAGARSRVRVVCGPGLRRCGDRLLVTKCGRLRHKEPGGGSGGGVYWVDSQQKRYVPVKGDHVIGIVTAKSGDIFKVDVGGSEPASLSYLAFEGATKRNRPNVQVGDLIYGQFVVANKDMEPEMVCIDSCGRANGMGVIGQDGLLFKVTLGLIRKLLAPDCEILQEVGKLYPLEIVFGMNGRIWVKAKTIQQTLILANILEACDNMTADQRKQILSRLAES from the exons ATGGCCAAGGCGGGGGCTGCCGCTGCCGGTGGCAAGGCGCGGGCGGCGCGCACTGTGCTAGATCAGGTAGTGCTCCCTGGTGAGGAGCTGCTGCTGCCGGAGCAAGAGGACGCAGAAGGCCCAGGAGGTGCAGTGGAGCGACCGCTACGCCTGAATGCTGGGGCACGCTCTCGAGTGCGCGTTGTGTGCGGCCCGGGTTTGCGGCGCTGTGGCGACCGCCTGCTGGTAACCAAGTGTGGCCGCCTCCGTCATAAGGAACCCGGCGGCGGCAGCGGTGGTGGCGTTTACTGGGTGGACTCGCAGCAGAAACGG TACGTCCCAGTGAAAGGAGACCATGTGATTGGCATAGTGACAGCTAAATCTGGAGATATATTTAAAGTTGATGTTGGAGGAAGTGAGCCAGCTTCTTTGTCTTATTTGGCATTTGAAGGTGCAACTAAAAGAAATAGACCAAATGTGCAG GTTGGAGATCTCATCTATGGCCAATTTGTGGTTGCTAATAAAGATATGGAACCAGAGATGGTCTGTATTGACAGCTGTGGACGAGCCAATGGAATGGGTGTGATTGGACAAGATGGTCTGCTTTTTAAAGTGACTTTGGGCCTAATTAGAAA GCTGCTGGCTCCAGACTGCGAAATCCTACAGGAAGTGGGAAAACTCTACCCACTGGAGATAGTATTTGGAATGAACGGAAGAATATGGGTTAAGGCAAAAACCATTCAGCAGACCTTAATTTTGGCAAACATCTTAGAAGCTTGTGACAACATGACAGCAGATCAGAGAAAACAGATCTTGTCCAGACTGGCAGAAAGTTGA